One stretch of Ptiloglossa arizonensis isolate GNS036 chromosome 7, iyPtiAriz1_principal, whole genome shotgun sequence DNA includes these proteins:
- the LOC143148911 gene encoding uncharacterized protein LOC143148911, whose protein sequence is MGETFPVKHNSLSLKEHKLLEKESKLKGCCRCSLSLTVFCVITCCIFIIYWIILSPLLVNIFVSYNANKSDKWSVLYWIIAFLIWLFIMICLTLIWRCVDSKQNENIKPQSYGTNISASLTNVKYPQNVKTTDIKRVKSLNDVISVKDKTKNVHDKTGTNTSEESRCVKTKKHKDLPPLVIHRRNSGRDIEKAGTVNQKEIVDKDDGELKSGNEIHKKQKESMKDYLNLVTVTPDDVVDVESPKRSLSPRELFFIDLIREAEKAERYKADDKTKIPEGKYFFPHDFSSTEKDIANDRKLEKKKSIESSTSTAYESTYFIANVESPKSEKAEVYLEILPDSELIKQQPVNLNIEKTVFTSQKSSENNGNENTEEKVVFEI, encoded by the coding sequence ATGGGTGAGACTTTTCCCGTGAAACATAACTCGTTATCTTTAAAGGAACACAAGTTACTGGAGAAAGAAAGCAAATTAAAAGGTTGTTGTCGATGTTCATTATCACTCACAGTGTTTTGTGTGATAACGTGttgcatttttataatttattggaTTATATTAAGTCCCCTTTTGGTCAATATATTCGTTTCTTACAACGCAAACAAGTCGGATAAATGGTCCGTTTTGTATTGGATCATTGCGTTTCTAATTTGGCTTTTTATTATGATATGCTTAACTTTAATTTGGCGGTGTGTCGATTcaaaacaaaatgaaaacatTAAACCACAATCGTATGGCACAAATATATCGGCATCTTTGACAAATGTAAAATATCCACAAAATGTAAAAACCACGGATATAAAAAGGGTCAAATCTTTGAATGATGTAATTTCCGTTAAAGATAAAACGAAAAATGTTCATGACAAAACAGGTACAAATACTTCGGAAGAATCTCGATGCGTTAAAACTAAAAAGCACAAAGATCTTCCGCCTCTTGTAATACATCGTCGTAATTCGGGCCGTGATATCGAAAAAGCTGGTACTGTGAATCAAAAAGAGATTGTTGATAAGGACGATGGTGAATTAAAATCGGGAAATGAAATTCATAAAAAGCAAAAGGAATCGATgaaagattatttaaatttggtAACAGTTACACCAGATGATGTAGTGGATGTAGAATCTCCAAAAAGATCACTCTCGCcaagagaattattttttatcgatcttATAAGAGAAGCAGAAAAAGCTGAACGATATAAAGCAGATGACAAAACGAAAATACCGGAAGGAAAGTATTTTTTTCCGCATGATTTTTCTTCGACTGAGAAAGACATTGCCAATGATAGAaaacttgaaaagaaaaaatcaattGAAAGTTCAACTAGTACAGCATACGAATCAACTTATTTTATTGCAAATGTAGAAAGTCCCAAAAGTGAGAAAGCGGAAGTATATTTAGAAATCCTTCCAGATTCAGAATTAATTAAGCAACAGCCTGtgaatttaaatattgaaaagacGGTATTTACATCGCAAAAAAGTTCCGAGAATAATGGAAATGAAAATACCGAAGAAaaagttgtatttgaaatataa
- the Med16 gene encoding mediator complex subunit 16, with translation MDLLYTVNRKVTSKPFINQESLYEGQSICTLSSRNIAAFITTTELDDNSGKTWGSHVYVCDLNMPWHTHKILSNKNIITALEWDLSGDKLVVADSTGNVQLWMFKDHVLNDWVLIGSTCFIGEHILGAAWFHNGKKTGLVTEKKDSIHYSEKFNHLPFAPSVRQFGGRAAEGVLVVSTTGMVGAVMITKDFQNPVCSSTESLGSTRHRITAVDLCYGKNGHILAAVSSGNICLPIRCYRVLVRKNDDKCTITSQALPSFFLQDGAPKDYTYTSVTHLKFVVREDADSLVIAVNSESGGIVEVWELREKSQPVHKLFQPKTLEPFKTVVVWQHQSQYRCLSPITAIATTKLSIVTTLPPPSYVVVALADSSVHCLSRDCLKEISFSSLNMAWRPDEPNNKYFKSSISIASIDLSWLGCVLLACDTRGNLYLYKLLPDGGPSMTLTYACTLLEYCLVTGLDWLDILLCLRSSMLEPLCERLDVSFNRQLQPIQQYHYIQFLCIKTSLYRMLVSGQSKAADLSSLLMIHSVATAFKSLLRPSDLISHDKGPAESLATVINDAITDVDKVLLHLDPKEFTVEPSTLQSLQQLIQWVADLALNLLARLPEQRLQMKSGGYELLKDHKALNTLRELLVIIRIWGLLRPSCLPVFLRSADNLDALALLFRLLSKLVQPNGDTQAQQIDDGLIDDCCLLPNQIMIPQLHQGNSITAIATPVVFYQNFPLQMEYGIESEQLLFVPELNSVEGCMHSGQIVDGIRHLYLGKQPLLVKQCTRCGGKAQVQNMTRTAAIRAWDQRWARACRCGGIWRIHKTCP, from the exons ATGGATTTACTATACACTGTAAATAGAAAAGTGACATCAAAACCTTTTATAAATCAAGAAAG CTTGTATGAAGGACAATCTATATGCACGTTATCTAGTCGAAATATAGCAGCATTTATTACAACCACAGAATTAGATGATAATAGTGGAAAGACATGGGGGTCTCATGTTTATGTTTGTGATTTAAATATGCCTTGGCATACTCAcaa GATATTGTCAAACAAGAATATTATCACTGCATTAGAGTGGGATTTATCAGGTGATAAATTAGTTGTTGCGGATTCTACTGGAAATGTACAATTATGGATGTTTAAAGATCATGTTCTTAATGATTGGGTGTTAATTGGTTCTACTTGTTTTATTGGTGAACACATATTAGGTGCAGCTTGGTTCCATAATGGGAAAAAG ACAGGGCTTGTAACTGAGAAAAAAGATAGTATTCATTATAGTGAGAAATTTAATCACTTACCTTTTGCTCCTTCTGTAAGACAGTTTGGTGGTAGAGCAGCTGAAGGAGTATTGGTAGTATCCACAACAGGTATGGTTGGTGCAGTTATGATCACAAAAGATTTTCAAAATCCTGTTTGTTCATCAACAGAAAGTTTAGGAAGTACAAGACACAGAATAACTGCAGTTGATTTATGTTATGGAAAAA ATGGTCATATTTTGGCAGCTGTAAGCagtggaaatatttgtttaccAATTAGATGTTATAGAGTATTAGTTCGTAAAAATGATGATAAATGTACTATTACATCACAAGCTCTACCAAGCTTTTTTCTGCAGGATGGTGCACCCAAAGACTATacat ATACAAGTGTAACACACCTAAAGTTTGTAGTTCGGGAAGATGCAGATTCTTTGGTTATTGCTGTTAATAGTGAAAGTGGAGGTATTGTAGAAGTATGGGAATTGCGAGAAAAATCACAACCAGTTCATAAGTTGTTTCAGCCTAAAACATTAGAACCATTTAAAACTGTAGTG GTGTGGCAACATCAATCACAATATCGTTGTCTATCTCCAATAACAGCAATAGCAACTACAAAATTGTCTATAGTTACCACATTGCCTCCTCCAAGTTACGTTGTAGTAGCTTTGGCAGATTCTTCGGTGCATTGTTTAAGTCGTGATTGCCTAAAAGAAATATCTTTTTCATCTTTGAATATGGCTTGGCGACCTGATGAacctaataataaatattttaagagtTCAATCTCTATAGCAAGTATAGATCTATCCTGgctgggttgtgtacttttggcTTGTGATACACGTggaaatttgtatttgtataaACTACTACCTGATGGag GACCATCAATGACTTTAACTTATGCTTGTACACTCTTAGAATATTGTCTAGTAACAGGATTAGACTGGTTGGATATACTTTTATGTTTAAGATCTTCAATGCTTGAACCACTATGTGAAAGATTGGATGTTTCTTTCAACAGACAATTACAGCCCATACAACAGTATCATTATATTCAATTTCTTTGCATTAAAACATCATTATACAG aaTGTTAGTATCAGGGCAGAGTAAGGCAGCAGACTTGTCATCATTACTCATGATACATTCAGTAGCAACAGCTTTTAAATCATTATTACGACCGTCAGATTTAATTTCTCATGATAAGGGACCAGCAGAGAGTTTAGCAACCGTGATTAATGATGCAATTACTGATGTAGATAAG GTACTTTTACACCTTGATCCCAAAGAATTTACTGTAGAGCCAAGTACACTTCAGTCATTGCAACAATTAATTCAGTGGGTAGCAGATCTAGCTTTGAATCTCTTAGCTCGTCTTCCAGAACAACGACTGCAAATGAAATCCGGCGGT TACGAACTTCTAAAGGATCATAAGGCCTTAAATACATTAAGAGAATTGCTTGTAATTATACGTATATGGGGTTTGTTGCGTCCTTCGTGTCTACCAGTTTTTCTTCGTAGTGCCGATAATCTCGATGCATTAGCCCTATTGTTCCGTTTATTATCAAAATTGGTTCAACCAAATGGAGATACTCAAGCTCAGCAGATAGATGATGGTCTAATTG ATGACTGTTGCCTGTTACCAAATCAAATTATGATACCTCAATTACATCAGGGCAATAGCATAACAGCTATAGCTACTCCTGTggttttttatcaaaattttcccttgcAA ATGGAATATGGTATAGAATCGgaacaattattatttgtacCTGAACTTAATTCAGTTGAAGGTTGTATGCATAGTGGGCAGATCGTAGATGGTATTCGACACTTATACCTTGGAAAGCAACCGCTTTTAGTAAAGCAATGTACAAG GTGTGGAGGAAAAGCTCAAGTTCAAAATATGACAAGAACAGCAGCAATCAGAGCATGGGATCAAAGGTGGGCACGAGCTTGTCGTTGTGGAGGCATTTGGCGAATTCATAAGACTTGTCCATAG
- the Txl gene encoding thioredoxin-like, with amino-acid sequence MGAVRVINDDLQFIGEMAIAGSKLVVVDFTATWCGPCLRIAPVFEQLAVKYPNAVFLKVDVDKCAGIAAVQGVSAMPTFIFYRNQTKLGLCQGADPVGLESKIQQFYGSGDSEDSESPVSGYVDLATFITKAQCECLNESDEHNFSQCLTDDDGYLESDCDEQLILSIAFSQAVKIHSLKIKAPNDKGPKNIKLYINQPRTIDFDMADSNTSIQDLVLSTKDIEEGNPVPLRFVKFQNVQNLQIFVKDNQNGSETTRIDHLSIIGSPISTTNMGKFKRVTGQKGESH; translated from the exons ATGGGTGCAGTACGTGTAATCAATGACGATCTTCAATTCATCGGAGAAATGGCTATTGCGGGTTCAAAATTGGTCGTGGTAGATTTCACAGCAACATG GTGTGGTCCTTGCCTGAGAATTGCACCAGTGTTTGAACAACTAGCAGTTAAATATCCAAATGCAGTATTTCTTAAGGTTGATGTAGACAAGTGTGCAGGCATTGCTGCTGTGCAAGGTGTTAGTGCAATGCCTACATTCATATTTTATCGTAACCAAACAAAATTGGGCTTGTGTCAAGGAGCTGATCCAGTTGGATTAGAATCGAAAATTCAACAGTTTTATGGCAGTGGAGATTCAGAAGACTCTGAGAGTCCAGTGTCTGGATAT GTGGACTTGGCTACTTTCATTACCAAGGCACAGTGTGAATGTCTAAATGAATCTGATGAACATAACTTCTCACAGTGTTTAACTGATGATGATGGATATCTTGAAAGTGACTGTGACGAACAATTAATATTATCCATTGCATTTTCACAAGCTGTCAAAATTCATTCTTTGAAGATTAAAGCTCCCAATGATAAGGGAccaaaaaatatcaaattatatatcaaCCAGCCTAGAACAATTGATTTTGACATGGCAGATTCTAATACAAGCATTCAAGATCTTGT ATTATCAACAAAGGATATTGAAGAAGGCAATCCAGTTCCCTTGCGATTTGTTAAATTTCAAAATGTGCAGAATTTGCAGATTTTTGTAAAAGACAATCAGAATGGTAGTGAAACAACAAGGATTGATCATTTGTCTATAATTGGTTCACCAATCTCGACTACAAATATGGGAAAGTTCAAAAGAGTGACCGGTCAAAAAGGAGAAAGCCATTAA